A window from Kovacikia minuta CCNUW1 encodes these proteins:
- a CDS encoding MBL fold metallo-hydrolase, which produces MSKSVCQSWFSTQRIRDDLYLITEPHYYWYNRANLWLIKGQTQDLLVDTGLGVASLRQYIASLLDKPLLAIASHIHFDHSGGMHEFDRRAIHAAEAEALRQGDDYEALCTPEQGWVQDDHFEVLPHAGFTVEQYTLQATEPTHTLQEGDVLDLGDRGLEVLHLPGHSPGCIALYDPKSRELFSGDVIYDGELLDELHCSHIPTYLATYDRLQKLPVEAVYPGHYPILGRERYHQIIGEYLERRRQPGCPGEGGVGSRESGQ; this is translated from the coding sequence ATGTCCAAATCAGTTTGCCAAAGTTGGTTTTCCACCCAACGCATTCGCGATGACCTGTACCTGATCACTGAACCTCACTATTACTGGTACAACCGCGCCAATCTCTGGTTAATCAAGGGACAAACCCAGGATTTGCTAGTTGATACGGGTCTGGGGGTTGCCAGTTTGCGTCAGTATATTGCCTCACTGCTGGACAAACCCCTACTGGCGATCGCTTCCCACATCCATTTTGATCACTCCGGTGGGATGCATGAGTTCGATCGGCGTGCTATTCATGCTGCCGAAGCGGAAGCCTTGAGGCAGGGTGATGACTACGAAGCCCTCTGCACTCCAGAGCAGGGTTGGGTGCAGGATGACCATTTCGAGGTGTTGCCCCATGCGGGCTTTACCGTTGAGCAGTACACCCTGCAAGCTACGGAACCGACCCACACTTTGCAGGAGGGGGACGTGCTGGATCTGGGCGATCGGGGGTTGGAAGTCTTGCATCTACCAGGGCACTCTCCGGGTTGCATTGCCCTGTATGACCCAAAATCCAGGGAACTCTTCTCCGGTGATGTGATCTACGACGGAGAACTCTTGGATGAACTGCATTGCAGCCACATCCCAACCTACCTTGCGACCTACGATCGCCTCCAGAAATTGCCTGTGGAAGCAGTTTATCCCGGTCACTATCCCATTTTGGGGCGGGAACGGTACCACCAGATCATCGGAGAGTATCTGGAACGGCGACGGCAGCCTGGATGCCCAGGAGAAGGGGGCGTGGGCAGTAGGGAGAGTGGGCAGTAG
- the hypB gene encoding hydrogenase nickel incorporation protein HypB encodes MHQTFDAALGINLLHANQAGADHNRAHFDQWGITCFNIMSSPGAGKTALLEKTLASLSHRFKIAVIEGDMTTELDADRLRQYGVPVIAINTGRSCHLDSKMVAGGIHRLEHEYDPTSFDLVLVENVGNLVCPAEFEVGEHAKVALLSVTEGEDKPLKYPIMFREANCLLITKTDLAPHVDVDLNQIETNIRQINPTVTIIRVSAKTGEGLDAWFNWVASHVSAKRHPEAHPMESLRS; translated from the coding sequence ATGCACCAAACCTTCGATGCTGCCCTTGGAATCAACCTGCTTCATGCCAACCAGGCAGGGGCCGATCACAACCGTGCCCATTTTGATCAATGGGGCATTACCTGCTTCAACATCATGAGCAGTCCGGGAGCCGGAAAAACGGCTCTCTTGGAAAAAACCCTCGCATCCTTAAGCCACAGGTTCAAGATTGCTGTGATTGAAGGCGACATGACCACGGAACTGGACGCCGATCGCCTGCGCCAGTATGGGGTTCCTGTGATTGCCATTAACACTGGGCGATCGTGCCATCTCGACTCCAAAATGGTTGCGGGGGGTATTCATCGCCTGGAGCATGAGTACGATCCCACCAGCTTTGATCTGGTGCTGGTGGAGAATGTGGGCAATCTCGTCTGCCCGGCAGAATTTGAAGTTGGTGAACACGCCAAAGTTGCCCTTCTCAGCGTGACCGAAGGCGAAGATAAGCCCCTGAAGTATCCGATCATGTTCCGCGAGGCGAATTGTCTGCTGATTACCAAAACTGACCTGGCTCCCCACGTGGATGTTGATCTAAACCAGATTGAAACCAACATTCGCCAAATTAATCCAACCGTCACCATCATTCGCGTCTCTGCCAAAACAGGGGAAGGGCTGGACGCCTGGTTTAACTGGGTTGCATCCCATGTCTCTGCGAAGCGACATCCAGAGGCGCACCCGATGGAAAGTTTACGGAGTTAA
- a CDS encoding agmatinase family protein, whose amino-acid sequence MTDNPLFQSPDSTPQPSSEANRALEREARLPLTGWQQEVNQGLEYGLEAAASIRDRSIPTFSRGELPHYAGINTFLKAPYLEDVRRVGEYDVAIVGVPHDSGTTYRPGTRFGPQGIRRISALYTPYNFELGVDLREQITLCDVGDIFTIPANNEKSFDQISKGVAHVFASGAFPILLGGDHSIGFPTVRGICRHLGDKKVGIIHFDRHADTQETDLDERMHTCPWFHATNMANAPAKNLVQLGIGGWQVPRQGVKVCRERMTNILTVTDIVEGGLDAAADFALERALDGTDCVWISFDIDVIDAGFVIGTGWPEPGGLLPREALSLLGKIIQRAPVCGIEVVEVSPPYDVSDMTALMATRIVCDTMAHLVVSGQLPRREKPAYIHAEANMNVDEAWT is encoded by the coding sequence ATGACCGACAATCCACTGTTTCAAAGTCCCGATTCCACGCCCCAGCCTTCTAGCGAGGCAAATCGTGCGCTCGAACGGGAAGCCCGTCTACCCTTAACGGGCTGGCAACAGGAGGTAAACCAGGGATTGGAATATGGGTTGGAAGCGGCGGCAAGTATTCGTGATCGCTCCATTCCCACCTTCTCCCGTGGTGAACTACCCCACTACGCTGGAATTAATACCTTTCTAAAAGCGCCCTATTTGGAGGATGTGCGGAGAGTCGGTGAGTATGACGTGGCGATCGTGGGGGTGCCCCACGACTCTGGTACGACCTACCGCCCTGGTACCCGCTTTGGTCCTCAGGGGATTCGGCGAATTTCTGCCCTCTACACTCCCTATAACTTTGAACTGGGGGTTGATCTGCGCGAACAGATCACCCTTTGTGATGTGGGGGATATCTTTACGATTCCCGCAAATAACGAGAAATCCTTTGACCAGATTTCCAAAGGCGTTGCCCACGTTTTTGCCTCCGGTGCTTTTCCTATCCTTCTTGGTGGCGATCACTCGATCGGATTTCCCACCGTGCGTGGAATTTGTCGTCATTTAGGCGATAAGAAAGTTGGGATTATTCACTTCGATCGCCACGCCGACACCCAGGAAACCGACCTGGATGAACGGATGCACACCTGCCCCTGGTTCCACGCCACCAACATGGCAAACGCGCCCGCAAAAAATTTGGTGCAGCTTGGCATCGGGGGCTGGCAGGTGCCCCGTCAGGGTGTCAAAGTTTGCCGCGAACGAATGACCAACATCCTGACCGTCACCGATATTGTCGAAGGCGGACTGGATGCTGCTGCTGATTTTGCCCTGGAGCGGGCATTGGATGGTACCGACTGCGTTTGGATCAGCTTCGACATTGATGTGATCGACGCGGGCTTCGTCATTGGCACAGGCTGGCCCGAACCCGGTGGCTTGCTACCCCGTGAAGCCCTCAGTCTTCTGGGTAAAATCATCCAGCGTGCGCCCGTCTGCGGCATTGAAGTCGTAGAAGTTTCCCCACCCTACGACGTCAGCGATATGACCGCGCTGATGGCAACCCGCATTGTCTGCGACACGATGGCGCATCTGGTTGTCTCAGGACAACTTCCCCGCAGAGAAAAGCCCGCCTATATTCATGCAGAAGCCAACATGAATGTTGACGAAGCTTGGACTTAG
- a CDS encoding ABC transporter substrate-binding protein, which translates to MFKLSSVWRSISLALVSLVLVVACSSQQPSATNSPQAQPLVSATNNWIGYSGHHVAVGKNFFKDEKLDVQDIFFQSASEQITAFLAGKLDLGWFTSGDAIQMVAKDPSIKMIYLIDYSNGSDGIIGRNIKSPQDAKGKTIARENILFEKVLLAAYLKKAGLTEKDVSIKDLAAADAAAAFAAKQVDIAVSYEPYLTKAAKQGGGEVIFSTKDTNLIADVVVARDKLIQSRKTDLQAYFRAVDKAVKLLNASDPEALKIAGQKLGVSGEEVKSQLEGAKLFDLEGNKTIGFNKDNPNSLIGNLELTAQAAYKYEMVPKPLVVESLYDDSIVKSTN; encoded by the coding sequence ATGTTCAAACTCTCTTCTGTCTGGCGCTCAATTTCGTTAGCGCTGGTATCTCTTGTGCTTGTGGTTGCGTGTTCTTCCCAGCAACCCAGCGCTACCAACTCACCTCAAGCTCAGCCCCTTGTTTCGGCAACAAACAATTGGATTGGCTATTCAGGGCACCATGTTGCAGTTGGCAAGAATTTCTTTAAAGACGAGAAACTGGATGTTCAGGATATCTTTTTCCAGAGTGCCAGTGAGCAGATTACCGCTTTTTTGGCAGGCAAACTTGACCTGGGCTGGTTTACCTCTGGTGATGCGATTCAGATGGTGGCAAAAGACCCCTCCATCAAAATGATTTATCTGATTGATTACTCCAACGGCTCAGATGGGATCATCGGGCGTAACATCAAGTCTCCCCAGGACGCAAAAGGCAAGACGATCGCCCGCGAAAACATCCTATTTGAAAAAGTTCTCCTGGCTGCGTACCTAAAAAAAGCAGGACTGACCGAAAAAGATGTTTCCATCAAAGATTTAGCAGCAGCAGACGCAGCAGCGGCATTTGCAGCCAAGCAAGTGGATATTGCCGTTTCCTATGAACCTTATTTAACCAAAGCTGCCAAACAGGGCGGTGGCGAAGTTATTTTTTCCACCAAAGACACGAACCTGATTGCTGATGTGGTGGTTGCGCGTGACAAGCTGATTCAATCCCGCAAAACCGATCTGCAAGCCTATTTCCGGGCTGTGGATAAAGCGGTGAAACTGCTAAATGCCAGCGATCCAGAAGCCCTGAAAATTGCGGGACAAAAATTGGGGGTTTCAGGCGAGGAAGTGAAATCTCAGTTAGAAGGCGCAAAGTTGTTTGACCTGGAAGGGAACAAAACGATTGGATTTAACAAAGATAATCCCAATAGCCTGATCGGTAACCTGGAACTAACCGCCCAAGCAGCCTACAAGTACGAAATGGTACCCAAACCCCTTGTGGTTGAGTCCCTGTACGACGATTCGATCGTCAAATCAACAAACTGA
- the hypA gene encoding hydrogenase maturation nickel metallochaperone HypA has translation MHETDMTKALILTIRNWWEEQPDRPQIARVHLIVGQFTCVEPVSLQFAFEVQTRGTFLEGAALEIQETPLIAFCHQCQQDYRPEIGIQYACPHCRSPMDDIRSGRELKIDRIEYVKEGVGGRW, from the coding sequence ATGCACGAAACTGACATGACCAAGGCGTTGATTCTGACCATCCGTAACTGGTGGGAAGAGCAACCCGATCGCCCTCAGATTGCCAGGGTTCACCTGATTGTGGGGCAATTTACCTGTGTGGAGCCTGTCAGTCTTCAATTTGCGTTTGAAGTGCAGACTCGTGGCACCTTTCTGGAAGGAGCCGCCCTGGAAATTCAGGAAACCCCCCTGATCGCCTTTTGCCACCAATGCCAGCAGGACTATCGCCCTGAAATTGGCATCCAATATGCCTGCCCCCACTGTCGCTCGCCGATGGATGACATCCGCTCTGGGCGGGAACTGAAGATCGATCGGATTGAATACGTGAAAGAGGGAGTAGGTGGTAGGTGGTAG
- a CDS encoding ABC transporter ATP-binding protein: MSNTCPVTQPMREDSTQLNESDEPSLSAAKLKVQNVFKHYPVQGRKLVVLEDINLQIHPREFVCLVGASGCGKSTLLNIIAGLVSPSTGEVWVDGQSVTGRPGSDRGMVFQGYTLYPWLTVAQNVAFGLQLRKIPKAEQKERVHYFLNVVKLSQFADAYPKQLSGGMKQRVAIARALANEPAVLLMDEPFGALDAQTKEQMQQFLLELWEQTHVTILMITHDVEEAIYLSQRVYVMSSRPGQIHSEISIRLPKHRELEIKLSPEFVEIKRQVIHDLRGDISAV; the protein is encoded by the coding sequence ATGTCCAATACCTGCCCTGTAACCCAACCCATGCGAGAGGATTCGACCCAATTAAATGAATCAGATGAACCATCCCTGAGTGCGGCAAAACTGAAGGTGCAGAATGTGTTCAAACACTACCCAGTGCAGGGCAGAAAGCTGGTGGTGTTGGAAGACATCAACCTGCAAATTCATCCCAGGGAGTTTGTTTGTCTGGTTGGGGCATCCGGGTGTGGCAAGTCTACCCTGCTCAATATCATCGCGGGTCTGGTTTCGCCTTCTACCGGAGAGGTATGGGTGGATGGTCAGTCTGTCACGGGGCGACCTGGGTCCGATCGGGGCATGGTGTTTCAGGGGTATACCCTCTACCCCTGGTTGACGGTGGCTCAAAACGTTGCCTTTGGGTTGCAACTCCGCAAAATACCAAAGGCGGAACAAAAAGAACGGGTGCATTATTTTTTGAATGTGGTCAAGTTATCCCAGTTTGCGGATGCTTACCCAAAGCAGCTATCGGGAGGGATGAAGCAGCGCGTGGCGATCGCCCGTGCCCTGGCAAATGAACCTGCCGTTTTGCTGATGGACGAACCTTTTGGTGCATTAGATGCTCAAACGAAGGAGCAAATGCAGCAATTTTTGCTGGAACTTTGGGAGCAAACCCATGTAACGATTCTGATGATTACCCACGATGTTGAAGAAGCCATCTACCTATCGCAGCGGGTCTACGTGATGAGTTCCCGACCGGGACAAATCCACTCAGAGATCTCGATTCGCTTACCCAAACATCGAGAACTGGAAATTAAGCTCTCACCTGAGTTTGTGGAGATTAAACGTCAGGTCATTCATGATTTGCGAGGTGATATAAGCGCTGTTTAA